The following DNA comes from Candidatus Latescibacter sp..
ATCCCCATCGGGTATACCATAGTATCTTAGTAAGGGGGGTAGGGGGGATTAACCTTATCAGATGATCACCTTTGCTAACTTAACGACATACCTGTTCAATGAAAAGGTATTTTACCATAAAAAAACATTGTGAACCGGTGAATGGGTATACTATACTCATATCCATTACTAAATTTCCAGAAAAAAATGAAAGATAAAGGAGAATAATCCATGCGCCCCGCCACAACCTTTCTTTTCTCCATCAGCCTGCTCCTTATCGGAGTCACGGGAGCATTCGCCCAGGAGGGCGGCTGGTACACAGAGGGAGATTTCGCCCCGAAAGTCAGGGTAAAGCTCGAAATAGTGAATACCCTTGATTTCGACCGGAAGAACTGTCCCATCACCATCACCCGAAGCCAGCTTCCCGTCAAAGATATCACCGATCTGTCCATCAATGTGATCGATCCCACGCTCCCCGGAGTTCCCCAGCCCACCAAAGAAGAGCTGTCGCTGGGAGGCGGCCACCGTATCCAGAAGGAAACCAACGGCCACCAGCTTTACAGCCAGTATGACGATATCGACCGTGACGGCATCGGGGACGAGTTTTTCTTTATGACCGACCTGAAAGCCAAGGAAACAAAGACCCTGTACCTTTATTTCGGATTCTCACAGCGAGGCTGGAACGTTCACGGCACCCATGGAGCCATCGGGAGCTATGCCCATCACCTGATTCCTTTCTGGGAATCTGCCAATGTGGGCTGGAAACTCTGGTATCCCACTGACGCCGATCTTTACGGCAAACGGAAGAATGTGCTCATGTCCGATCAACTCTACATGAAGAATCTCAACGGGTATGCTGTGCCTTTCGATTACGGTTCCGATATCATGCGGGTGGATGACAGCTTCGGCGCGGGAGGCGTCTGCCTGTTCGAGGTTCCCGCCAGGCCCGATTCGGCTTCCCGTCCCCGGTTCACTTCGGTGAAAACCGAATTCAAGCCTGATCGCGTCTGGAACGGCGGCCAGCTTTCCGATACCCGGTACGCCTTCGAGGTCATAGTCAACGGCCCCATGCGCAGCATGATCAAGGCCAGGACCATGAACTGGAATACCGGCGCCGGAACCTACGAGCTGGAGCAGATCTATACCGCCTATGCAAACCAGAACTACTCCATCTGCCAGGTGCACTACACGACATTCAATCCCAGGAATCCCGGAACCATGTTCGGCTGCGGCATACGGAAAATTGTGGGCGAGTATGATTCCTACCATGAAGGCAATACGGTGATTACCATCGGCAACGATGAGGTCACCGCGCCGGACGATCCGACCGGACTAAGCAAACTCAGGGTGCAGTATGTGGCCACCGCGCTCATTGTGAAAGACAGCTACAGGCCGCAGTTCCAGTTCGTCCCGGCCCATCAGGGCAACTATACGTTCAAGGTTCCTTCAGGCAAAGACCTCTCGTTCGAATATCTCATCGCCGCCGGCTGGAGCGAGGGCGAGATGCTGAACAAAGCCCCCGCATTCAAAGAGTACATCCTCAAGACCGCCAGGGAATACAACAACCCGCCGGTGATCAAACTCGGTGCAGTGGAGAGGAAAAAGTAAAAAGATAGGCACAAAGGGGCAAAGGCACAGAGGAAAAAGCTTACCTGACGGAAAGTTGGTCTGCTCGCTTTCTTTATCCAGATTTGAGCAGAGAGCCGCAGCGTTTCATTTCCCGACAACATCGGCTCCGGCCTTTGCTACCTGACCGTCCTGCTGCGAGCTCATGCCGCTCACTCCGATCGCACCGATGATCTTGCCGTCCTGCATCAAAGGCAGGCCCCCCTCGATAGGCGTCGCGCCCGGTACTCCAAGCAGCGTTAAACGGCCGCCGGCTACTGCGTCCTCAAAAACCTTGCTGGGCCGCTTGAACATCGCAGCGGTGCGGGCTTTTTCAATCGCTACCTTGACGCTCCCCGTCTGCGTGTTATCCAGGCGCTGGAGCATGACCAGCAGTCCGTGTGTGTCCACGATTGCGATCACGACAGTCCAATTATTTTTTTTCGCCTCGGCTTCGGCTGCTGCCATGACCTTCTTAGCCATTTCGAGTGTCACTTCGTTACCGTAGGCCGGCGCCTGCGCCTGGGCAACACTATTGACTGCCAGGATCATAAACAACGCGAAACATTGCCAGAACATTACCATATTGCCTCCTTCGTAAGTCTGTGTAAGGGTTTGTTCGAAGACTGCAGCGCAAAAGCTGCAGAGATTGTTTAGCCTATTCAATCAACTCTGTTCTGCATCGATCTATTGGTCAATAAAACTCCCCGCATTCGGTACACTTATTGGTTTTATCAAGGCCATTCACTTTCTCAAGTAAATGATAAACAGCGATAATCATGAACAAAAAAATCATTGATGAAATCACAAACCAATGATTCCCCTTTTGAACCATTTTGTATATACCATAGATAAGAGCGGTGAAACCGCAGATAAAAAAGAATAGAACAAATGAAAAATACACATCCCGGCGATCGACATGTTTGTAGCTATTTGCGCCGCACTTTGGGCAAGTCATAGGATTTCCCCCATATATTTCTACCTTTTTTGACCCGGCAAGTATCCCTGTTTACGGCATTTTCCCGACAGCTTTGCCTTCCCCGTCAAACAGGCTCAGGGACGGCCCATCCTTGGACACGCTCAGTATGGCGCGCAGCTTGCCGTTGAAGTCTGCCATACCAAAATCCGGCCCGTTATCGGACACACGCAGCATGGTTACCATACTGCCTTTCTCGTCTACAAGAGTGAATTGTTTGGCGCGAATCTCGTTCAAAACGCTCTGTTGAGCGGTCGGCGCTCCTGAGGCGCCGGAGATGAGAGCCAGGCATCCTCATAGCGGATTCGGCTGACCGGGGCGGAATCGAACGAGTAAATATCCGCTCCGGGACAGGCGACTAAAAATGTTGTCGGGGAGCGGAATTCCAGGTTTCTGGTCGCCAGAAAAACGGGCATGTTGAACGGATATACTTCGGCAGTCGGAAATCTGTCAGGATGGAGGGTGATATTCCTGAGGTGCAATGGTATCTCCTGTATAAATTTTTACCTGAAGGAGGTCACTTTTTCGAGTCATCAAACAGACTCAGTTGATTTTTCTGACGGTTCTTCTTTTTTTCTTCTGCGTTTTTTTGGTTTATCTCCGCTCGTAGAGCTTTTTTCTCAAGAGCTTCCTGTTCTCTGATTCGCTGCTGTTCGGTTAAGTATTTTTCCAATTCTTCCGCTTCTTTACCTTCGACGAATTCCACTTCTAAATCTAGTTTAGATAGAGCGCTTTTGGGCATGATTATTCCTCCCGGAAATTCAACAAAAGTGAACATGTCGGTTATTTCCTGGCGGCAGAATCCTTCTTCTCCCAGTCCAAGTTTACAGGCTTTTTCGATTTGAGCTGCCTTATTAACAACAGTAGATTTCTTTACACCAAAATAATCACAGATCGTGTCAGTCTTCATACAATATTCTTGATCACGGTCAAATA
Coding sequences within:
- a CDS encoding DUF4861 family protein; this encodes MRPATTFLFSISLLLIGVTGAFAQEGGWYTEGDFAPKVRVKLEIVNTLDFDRKNCPITITRSQLPVKDITDLSINVIDPTLPGVPQPTKEELSLGGGHRIQKETNGHQLYSQYDDIDRDGIGDEFFFMTDLKAKETKTLYLYFGFSQRGWNVHGTHGAIGSYAHHLIPFWESANVGWKLWYPTDADLYGKRKNVLMSDQLYMKNLNGYAVPFDYGSDIMRVDDSFGAGGVCLFEVPARPDSASRPRFTSVKTEFKPDRVWNGGQLSDTRYAFEVIVNGPMRSMIKARTMNWNTGAGTYELEQIYTAYANQNYSICQVHYTTFNPRNPGTMFGCGIRKIVGEYDSYHEGNTVITIGNDEVTAPDDPTGLSKLRVQYVATALIVKDSYRPQFQFVPAHQGNYTFKVPSGKDLSFEYLIAAGWSEGEMLNKAPAFKEYILKTAREYNNPPVIKLGAVERKK
- a CDS encoding DUF6398 domain-containing protein, encoding MKIKELIRDFCEQHLNDEYEGYAQKLCDKLGRKKKLTITRGREEIWAASIIYVIARLNFLFDRDQEYCMKTDTICDYFGVKKSTVVNKAAQIEKACKLGLGEEGFCRQEITDMFTFVEFPGGIIMPKSALSKLDLEVEFVEGKEAEELEKYLTEQQRIREQEALEKKALRAEINQKNAEEKKKNRQKNQLSLFDDSKK
- a CDS encoding heme-binding protein; protein product: MVMFWQCFALFMILAVNSVAQAQAPAYGNEVTLEMAKKVMAAAEAEAKKNNWTVVIAIVDTHGLLVMLQRLDNTQTGSVKVAIEKARTAAMFKRPSKVFEDAVAGGRLTLLGVPGATPIEGGLPLMQDGKIIGAIGVSGMSSQQDGQVAKAGADVVGK